In Pseudomonas sp. R76, one genomic interval encodes:
- a CDS encoding DUF2269 family protein — translation MSAYLLLKTLHILSSTILFGLGAGSAYYALRAWRSGKVEVIAVTFKHLVFADWAFTATTAVFQPLSGIGLMHLAGWSMQQSWLQWTVGLYCLAGICWLPVVWLQIRVHKMAEQALRDGTAMPIKAATYMRWWFGLGWPAFLAFMVIFYLMVAKPM, via the coding sequence ATGAGCGCCTACCTGCTGCTGAAAACCCTGCATATCCTGTCGTCGACCATCCTGTTCGGGCTGGGCGCGGGCTCGGCGTACTACGCCTTGCGCGCCTGGCGCAGCGGCAAGGTTGAAGTCATCGCTGTGACCTTCAAACATCTGGTGTTCGCCGACTGGGCGTTTACCGCGACCACGGCAGTGTTTCAGCCCTTGAGTGGCATTGGCTTGATGCACTTGGCGGGTTGGTCGATGCAGCAAAGTTGGCTGCAATGGACCGTCGGCCTGTATTGCCTGGCGGGGATTTGCTGGCTGCCGGTGGTGTGGCTGCAGATTCGAGTGCACAAGATGGCGGAGCAGGCGTTACGCGATGGCACGGCGATGCCGATCAAGGCGGCGACCTATATGCGCTGGTGGTTTGGCCTGGGCTGGCCGGCGTTTCTGGCGTTTATGGTGATTTTCTATTTGATGGTGGCTAAGCCGATGTAG
- a CDS encoding thymidylate synthase, with protein sequence MKQYLELLNDVVTNGLTKGDRTGTGTKAVFARQYRHNLADGFPLLTTKKLHFKSIANELIWMLSGNTNIKWLNENGVKIWDEWATEDGDLGPVYGEQWTAWPTKDGGKINQIDYMVDTLKNNPNSRRILFHGWNVEYLPDETKSPQENARNGKQALPPCHLLYQAFVHDGHLSMQLYIRSSDVFLGLPYNTAALALLTHMLAQQCDLIPHEIIVTTGDTHAYSNHMEQIRTQLARTPKKLPELVIKRKPASIYDYKFEDFEIVGYDADPSIKADVAI encoded by the coding sequence ATGAAGCAATATCTCGAACTACTGAACGACGTCGTGACCAATGGATTGACCAAGGGCGATCGCACCGGCACCGGCACCAAGGCCGTGTTTGCCCGTCAGTATCGGCATAACTTGGCCGACGGCTTCCCGCTGCTGACCACCAAGAAGCTTCATTTCAAAAGCATCGCCAACGAATTGATCTGGATGTTGAGCGGCAACACCAACATCAAGTGGCTGAACGAAAACGGCGTAAAAATCTGGGACGAATGGGCCACCGAAGACGGTGACCTGGGCCCGGTGTACGGCGAGCAGTGGACCGCCTGGCCGACCAAGGACGGCGGCAAGATCAACCAGATCGACTACATGGTCGACACGTTGAAGAACAACCCCAACAGCCGTCGCATCCTGTTCCACGGCTGGAACGTCGAATACCTGCCGGACGAAACCAAGAGCCCGCAGGAAAACGCCCGCAACGGCAAGCAAGCCCTGCCGCCGTGCCACCTGCTGTACCAGGCGTTTGTGCATGACGGTCACCTGTCGATGCAGTTGTACATCCGCAGCTCCGATGTATTCCTCGGCCTGCCGTACAACACCGCCGCGCTGGCGTTGCTGACCCACATGCTGGCCCAGCAGTGCGACCTGATCCCCCACGAGATCATCGTCACCACCGGCGACACCCACGCCTACAGCAACCACATGGAACAGATCCGCACCCAACTGGCGCGTACGCCGAAGAAGCTGCCGGAACTGGTGATCAAGCGCAAACCGGCGTCGATCTACGACTACAAGTTCGAAGACTTCGAAATTGTGGGCTATGACGCTGATCCAAGTATCAAGGCTGACGTGGCGATCTAA
- a CDS encoding NRDE family protein translates to MCLIVFAWRPGHAQPLIVAANRDEFYARPSLPLAQWPDAPHIYAGRDQEAGGTWLGVNVDGRFAALTNIRDPHQPPARKSRGELVARFLSGSLPIDDYLADVNGRSIEYAGFNLLVGTRDELWHYNANQTEPTRLEAGVYGLSNAGLDTPWPKLLKAKAALSELLENPQPQALLDILSDPQTAPFADLPDTGVGLATESLLSSVFIASPSYGTRASTALIVNADGTRRMVERSFGPLGGRLGEVELSI, encoded by the coding sequence ATGTGCCTGATTGTTTTCGCCTGGCGGCCGGGCCATGCCCAACCGCTGATCGTCGCGGCCAACCGTGATGAATTCTACGCCCGCCCCAGCCTGCCGCTGGCCCAATGGCCGGATGCGCCGCACATCTACGCCGGCCGCGACCAGGAAGCAGGCGGCACCTGGCTTGGCGTAAACGTCGATGGGCGGTTTGCGGCCCTGACCAACATCCGCGACCCGCACCAGCCGCCCGCACGCAAGTCGCGCGGGGAGTTGGTGGCGCGTTTTCTCAGCGGCTCACTGCCGATTGACGACTACTTAGCCGACGTTAACGGCCGTTCGATTGAATATGCCGGATTTAACCTGCTAGTGGGCACGCGTGATGAGCTGTGGCATTACAACGCCAATCAGACTGAGCCGACACGGCTGGAGGCTGGGGTTTATGGGTTATCCAATGCCGGGCTGGATACGCCGTGGCCCAAATTGCTCAAGGCCAAGGCGGCGTTGAGTGAGTTGCTGGAGAACCCACAACCACAGGCCTTGCTGGATATTTTGAGCGACCCACAGACCGCGCCGTTTGCTGACCTGCCGGACACAGGCGTGGGCTTGGCGACCGAAAGTCTGCTGTCGAGCGTGTTCATCGCCAGCCCCAGTTATGGGACGCGGGCGAGTACGGCGTTGATTGTGAATGCGGATGGGACGCGGCGGATGGTGGAGCGCAGCTTCGGGCCGCTGGGTGGGCGGTTGGGTGAAGTAGAACTGAGCATTTAG
- a CDS encoding HAD family hydrolase: MRLALFDLDNTLLGGDSDHAWGDYLCERGILDAVAYKARNDEFYQDYLAGKLDNAEYLNFCLEILGRTEMAQLNEWHNDYMRDCIEPIVLPQALELLAKHRAAGDKLVIITATNRFVTAPIAARLGVETLIATECEMENGRYTGRSTDVPCFREGKVTRLNRWLEETGYSLEDSYFYSDSMNDLPLLEQVTHAVAVDPDPNLRAEAEKRGWPVITLRS; the protein is encoded by the coding sequence ATGCGCCTGGCTTTATTCGACTTGGACAACACGCTTCTGGGCGGTGACAGCGATCACGCCTGGGGCGATTACCTCTGCGAACGCGGGATTCTCGACGCGGTGGCCTACAAAGCCCGCAACGATGAGTTTTACCAGGACTACCTGGCCGGCAAGCTGGATAACGCCGAGTACCTGAACTTTTGCCTGGAAATCCTTGGCCGCACCGAGATGGCCCAGTTGAACGAGTGGCACAACGACTATATGCGCGACTGCATCGAGCCAATCGTGCTGCCCCAGGCGCTGGAGTTGCTGGCCAAGCACCGCGCCGCCGGCGACAAGCTGGTGATCATCACCGCCACCAACCGCTTCGTCACCGCGCCGATTGCCGCGCGCCTGGGCGTTGAAACCCTGATCGCCACCGAGTGCGAAATGGAAAATGGCCGCTACACCGGGCGCAGCACCGATGTGCCGTGCTTCCGTGAAGGCAAGGTGACGCGCTTGAATCGTTGGCTGGAAGAAACCGGGTACAGCCTGGAAGACAGCTACTTTTATAGCGATTCGATGAATGATTTGCCGTTGCTGGAGCAGGTGACGCACGCGGTGGCGGTGGATCCCGATCCGAATTTGCGGGCTGAAGCTGAAAAGCGTGGCTGGCCGGTGATTACACTGCGAAGCTGA
- a CDS encoding heavy metal translocating P-type ATPase: MSDSIHTPKKHDHKHDHDHDHSHDHGAKLTPVKQHDHGSHGDSCCSSKVAPAVVTLSEAPTAGSRLSTFRIEAMDCPTEQTLIQNKLGKLAGVQQLEFNLINRILGVTHDLPSTAPIIEAIKSIGMQADPIEEGTPAAAPPAKKHWWPLALSGVGALAAEVLHFTGVAPTWVIALVALVSILSGGLTTYKKGWIALKNLNLNINALMSIAVTGAVLIGQWPEAAMVMFLFTVAELIEAKSLDRARNAISGLMQMTPEQATVQQADGSWVEKEVKSIELGDIVRVKPGERIGLDGEVTAGQSTIDQAPITGESLPIEKGVGDKVFAGTINQAGSLEYTVTAAANNSTLARIIHAVEQAQGARAPTQRFVDSFSKIYTPAVFLFALGVALIPPLFMAGAWFDWIYRALVLLVVACPCALVISTPVTIVSGLAAAARKGILIKGGVYLEGGYKLDYLALDKTGTITHGKPVQTDYLALFPTVQDSAPALAASLAGRSDHPVSLAIANAAVDKNLPSHVVDNFEALAGRGVRGDINGETYHLGNHRLVEDLGLCSPELEEKLFALEKQGKSVVLLLDKSGPLALFAVADTVKDSSREAIQQLHDLGIKTLMLTGDNTHTAQAIAAQVGIDKAQGDLLPTDKLQAIETLYGQGHRVGMVGDGINDAPALARAEIGFAMAAAGTDTAIETADVALMDDDLRKIPAFIRLSRQTSSILKQNIALALVIKAIFLAVTFLGMATMWMAVFADMGVSLLVVFNGLRLLRK, translated from the coding sequence ATGAGCGATTCCATCCACACCCCAAAAAAGCATGATCACAAGCATGATCATGATCACGACCATAGCCACGACCACGGCGCCAAACTGACGCCGGTCAAGCAGCACGACCATGGCAGTCATGGCGACTCCTGCTGTTCCAGCAAGGTTGCGCCTGCCGTGGTCACGCTGAGCGAAGCGCCGACCGCCGGCTCGCGCCTCAGCACTTTTCGCATCGAAGCCATGGACTGCCCCACCGAGCAGACGCTGATCCAGAACAAACTGGGCAAGCTCGCCGGTGTGCAGCAGCTGGAATTCAACCTGATCAACCGCATCCTCGGCGTCACCCATGACTTGCCGAGTACCGCGCCGATCATCGAGGCGATCAAATCCATCGGCATGCAGGCCGACCCCATCGAAGAAGGCACCCCAGCCGCTGCGCCGCCTGCCAAGAAACACTGGTGGCCGTTGGCGCTGTCCGGCGTTGGCGCATTGGCGGCCGAAGTCCTGCATTTCACCGGCGTAGCACCGACCTGGGTCATTGCGCTGGTAGCGCTGGTGTCGATCCTCAGCGGTGGCCTCACCACCTATAAAAAGGGCTGGATCGCCCTGAAAAACCTCAACCTGAACATCAACGCGCTGATGAGCATCGCGGTGACCGGTGCAGTGCTGATTGGCCAGTGGCCGGAAGCGGCGATGGTGATGTTCCTGTTCACCGTGGCCGAGTTGATCGAAGCCAAGTCCCTGGACCGTGCACGTAACGCCATCAGCGGCTTGATGCAGATGACCCCGGAACAAGCCACGGTGCAGCAAGCCGACGGCAGCTGGGTCGAAAAAGAAGTTAAAAGCATTGAGCTGGGCGATATCGTGCGGGTTAAGCCCGGCGAGCGCATCGGCCTGGACGGTGAAGTTACCGCTGGCCAATCCACCATCGACCAAGCGCCAATCACCGGTGAAAGCCTGCCGATTGAAAAGGGTGTGGGCGATAAAGTCTTTGCCGGCACCATCAACCAGGCCGGTTCCCTGGAATACACAGTCACCGCCGCGGCGAACAACTCTACCTTGGCGCGCATCATTCACGCCGTCGAACAGGCCCAAGGCGCACGCGCACCGACTCAGCGCTTTGTCGACAGCTTCTCGAAAATCTACACCCCGGCCGTGTTCCTGTTTGCCCTCGGCGTGGCGTTGATTCCGCCGCTGTTCATGGCTGGCGCCTGGTTCGACTGGATCTACCGCGCGCTGGTGCTGCTGGTGGTCGCATGCCCGTGTGCCTTGGTGATCTCCACTCCGGTGACCATCGTCAGCGGCCTGGCCGCAGCGGCGCGCAAAGGCATCCTGATCAAGGGCGGCGTGTACCTCGAAGGCGGCTATAAGCTCGATTACCTGGCCCTCGACAAAACCGGCACCATCACCCACGGCAAGCCGGTGCAAACCGATTACCTGGCGCTGTTCCCGACCGTTCAAGACAGCGCGCCGGCCCTGGCCGCCAGCCTGGCCGGGCGGTCCGACCACCCGGTGTCGCTGGCCATTGCCAATGCGGCTGTGGATAAAAACCTGCCAAGCCACGTTGTGGATAATTTCGAGGCCCTGGCCGGTCGGGGTGTGCGCGGCGATATCAACGGCGAAACCTACCACCTGGGCAACCACCGCCTGGTGGAAGACCTCGGCCTGTGCTCGCCCGAGCTGGAAGAAAAGCTCTTCGCCCTGGAGAAACAAGGCAAATCCGTGGTGTTGCTGCTCGATAAATCCGGCCCGCTGGCGCTGTTCGCCGTGGCCGACACGGTCAAAGACAGCAGCCGCGAAGCCATTCAGCAACTGCACGACCTGGGCATCAAAACCCTGATGCTCACCGGCGACAACACCCACACCGCCCAGGCGATTGCAGCCCAGGTCGGCATCGACAAGGCTCAAGGCGACTTGCTGCCCACCGACAAGCTGCAAGCCATCGAAACCCTCTACGGCCAAGGCCACCGCGTGGGCATGGTCGGCGACGGCATCAACGACGCGCCGGCCCTGGCCCGTGCGGAGATTGGTTTTGCCATGGCCGCCGCCGGCACCGACACCGCCATCGAGACCGCTGATGTGGCGCTGATGGACGATGACTTGCGCAAGATTCCGGCATTCATTCGTCTGTCGCGGCAAACGTCGAGTATCCTCAAGCAGAACATCGCCCTGGCGCTGGTGATCAAGGCGATCTTCCTCGCGGTCACTTTCCTGGGTATGGCGACCATGTGGATGGCGGTGTTCGCCGACATGGGCGTGAGCCTGCTGGTGGTGTTCAATGGCCTGCGCCTGTTGCGCAAATAG
- the cadR gene encoding Cd(II)/Pb(II)-responsive transcriptional regulator, which produces MKIGELAKLTDCQVETIRYYEKEGLLPPPARTDANYRVYTQAHTERLIFIRNCRSLDMTLEEIRSLLGLRDSPQDQCESVNALIDEHIHHVKARIDGLLALQEQLLDLRQRCGGAPGMDQCGILQRLELSGSVAASEAEPSHVGRSHGH; this is translated from the coding sequence ATGAAGATCGGCGAATTGGCCAAATTGACCGACTGTCAGGTCGAAACCATCCGTTATTACGAGAAGGAAGGCCTGCTGCCGCCTCCGGCACGCACCGATGCCAACTACCGCGTGTACACCCAGGCGCACACCGAGCGGCTGATCTTTATCCGCAACTGCCGCAGCCTCGACATGACGCTGGAGGAAATCCGCAGCCTGCTCGGGCTACGCGACAGCCCCCAGGACCAGTGCGAAAGTGTGAATGCGTTGATCGACGAGCATATCCACCATGTGAAAGCGCGGATCGACGGGTTGTTGGCGTTGCAGGAGCAACTGCTCGACCTGCGCCAACGCTGCGGCGGCGCGCCGGGGATGGATCAGTGCGGGATTTTGCAGCGGCTGGAGCTCAGCGGGAGTGTGGCGGCCAGTGAGGCGGAGCCTTCGCATGTGGGCAGAAGCCACGGGCATTGA
- a CDS encoding LysR family transcriptional regulator produces MLSAELKAFFMVARLGSITQAAKKLGLSQPTVTTQIRNLESQYGVELFYRGGRRLTVSDDGARLLPMVKALLQQEADIEFFLRNNGQVQGALRIAATAPYYILDLVKAFRERLPQVDVSVEIGNSQQVLEALDDYRVDVAASSQLLEDPRLIRRVLGTDPLVLAVHRNHPLAKLDHVPLNALAGHTLLMREVGSTTRRLTEEMLQGAGVSYGPLLEIGSRESIREAVLRNIGISIIARQEVPHDPQLRVLTIENAPQIAEYLYCLKERKGARLPAAFLGLAQEMSPL; encoded by the coding sequence GTGCTGAGTGCCGAGCTGAAGGCGTTTTTTATGGTCGCCCGCCTGGGCAGCATTACCCAGGCGGCGAAGAAGCTCGGCCTGAGCCAGCCCACGGTCACCACCCAGATTCGCAACCTGGAAAGCCAGTACGGCGTTGAGCTGTTCTACCGTGGCGGTCGCCGCCTCACCGTCAGCGACGACGGCGCGCGCCTGCTGCCGATGGTCAAGGCGCTGTTGCAGCAGGAAGCCGATATCGAGTTTTTCCTGCGCAACAACGGCCAGGTCCAAGGTGCCTTGAGGATTGCCGCAACGGCGCCTTATTACATCCTCGACCTGGTCAAAGCCTTCCGCGAACGTCTGCCTCAAGTGGACGTGTCGGTGGAAATCGGCAACTCCCAGCAGGTGCTTGAAGCGCTGGACGACTACCGCGTCGATGTTGCCGCGTCCTCACAATTGCTCGAAGACCCGCGCCTGATTCGCCGCGTACTCGGCACCGATCCGCTGGTGCTGGCAGTGCACCGTAATCACCCGTTGGCCAAGCTCGATCACGTGCCGCTCAATGCGTTGGCCGGGCACACGCTATTGATGCGTGAAGTCGGCTCCACCACCCGGCGGCTGACCGAAGAAATGCTGCAGGGCGCTGGTGTGAGTTATGGGCCGTTGCTGGAGATCGGCAGCCGTGAGTCGATTCGCGAAGCGGTGCTGCGCAACATCGGCATCAGCATCATTGCCCGCCAGGAAGTGCCCCATGACCCGCAGTTGCGGGTGCTGACCATCGAGAATGCGCCGCAGATTGCGGAGTATTTGTACTGCCTCAAGGAGAGAAAAGGCGCGCGGTTGCCTGCGGCTTTTCTTGGGTTGGCGCAGGAAATGTCGCCCCTCTGA
- the lgt gene encoding prolipoprotein diacylglyceryl transferase translates to MLPYPQINPVAVAIGPLQIHWYGLMYLIGIGGAWLLASRRLNRFDPTWTKEKLSDMVFWMSMGVIVGGRLGYVLFYDLPAYIANPTLIFEVWKGGMAFHGGFVGVMIAAWWFGRRNGKSFFQLMDFVAPFVPIGLGAGRIGNFINAELWGKPTDVPWAMVFPPFSDPAQLPRHPSQLYQFALEGVALFLILYIFSRKPRPTMAVSGMFALFYGIFRFIVEFVRVPDAQLGYLAWGWLTMGQILSMPMILAGLGLLWWAYNRPQGIKNTAL, encoded by the coding sequence ATGCTGCCTTACCCGCAGATCAACCCGGTGGCCGTGGCCATCGGTCCGCTGCAAATCCATTGGTACGGGTTGATGTACCTGATCGGCATCGGCGGTGCCTGGCTGCTGGCTTCCCGGCGCCTGAACCGTTTCGACCCGACCTGGACCAAGGAGAAGCTCTCCGACATGGTGTTCTGGATGTCGATGGGCGTCATTGTCGGCGGGCGTCTGGGGTATGTGCTGTTCTACGACCTGCCGGCCTATATCGCCAACCCGACGCTGATCTTTGAAGTGTGGAAGGGCGGCATGGCGTTCCACGGCGGCTTTGTCGGCGTGATGATCGCCGCGTGGTGGTTCGGCCGCCGCAACGGCAAGTCGTTCTTCCAGCTGATGGACTTCGTCGCACCGTTCGTGCCGATTGGCCTGGGCGCCGGGCGTATCGGTAACTTCATCAACGCCGAGTTGTGGGGCAAGCCAACCGACGTGCCGTGGGCCATGGTGTTCCCGCCGTTCAGCGACCCGGCGCAATTGCCGCGCCATCCGTCGCAGCTCTACCAGTTCGCCCTGGAAGGTGTGGCGCTGTTCCTGATTCTGTACATCTTCTCGCGCAAGCCACGCCCAACCATGGCCGTGTCGGGGATGTTCGCGTTGTTCTACGGGATCTTCCGCTTTATCGTCGAGTTCGTCCGCGTGCCGGATGCACAGCTGGGCTACCTGGCGTGGGGCTGGTTGACCATGGGTCAGATCCTCAGCATGCCGATGATCCTGGCGGGCCTGGGCCTGCTGTGGTGGGCGTACAATCGCCCGCAAGGCATCAAGAACACCGCGCTTTAA
- the ptsP gene encoding phosphoenolpyruvate--protein phosphotransferase, which yields MLNTLRKIVQEVNSAKDLKAALGIIVLRVKEAMGSQVCSVYLLDPETNRFVLMATEGLNKRSIGKVSMAPNEGLVGLVGTREEPLNLENAADHPRYRYFAETGEERYASFLGAPIIHHRRVVGVLVIQQKERRQFDEGEEAFLVTMSAQLAGVIAHAEATGSIRGLGRQGKGIQEAKFVGVPGSPGAAVGTAVVMLPPADLDVVPDKTVNDIDAEIKLFKTALEGVRADMRNLSTKLATQLRPEERALFDVYQMMLDDASLGNEVKTVIKTGQWAQGALRQVVTDHVNRFELMDDAYLRERASDVRDLGRRLLAYLQEDRTTNLVYPDNTILISEELTATMLGEVPEGKLVGLVSVLGSGNSHVAILARAMGIPTVMGLVDLPYSKVDGIDMIVDGHRGEVFTNPSEVLRKQYAEVVEEEKQLALGLDSLRELPCVTLDGHRVPLLVNTGLLADVARAQQRGAEGVGLYRTEVPFMINQRFPSEKEQLAIYREQLSAFHPLPVTMRSLDIGGDKSLSYFPIKEDNPFLGWRGIRVTLDHPEIFLVQTRAMLKASEGLNNLRILLPMISGTHELEEALHLIHRAWGEVRDEGADVPMPPIGVMIEIPAAVYQAKELARQVDFLSVGSNDLTQYLLAVDRNNPRVADLYDYLHPAVLQALQHVVRDAHAEGKPVSICGEMAGDPAAAVLLMAMGFDSLSMNATNLPKVKWMLRQVELSMAKDLLAELMTIDNPQVIHSSLQLALKNLGLTRMINPASAKTL from the coding sequence ATGCTCAATACGCTGCGCAAGATCGTCCAGGAAGTTAACTCCGCCAAGGATCTCAAGGCGGCGTTGGGGATTATTGTGTTGCGCGTCAAGGAAGCCATGGGCAGCCAGGTCTGCTCGGTTTACCTGCTGGACCCCGAGACCAACCGTTTTGTGCTGATGGCCACCGAGGGCCTGAACAAGCGCTCCATCGGCAAGGTCAGCATGGCGCCCAATGAAGGTCTGGTGGGCCTGGTGGGGACGCGTGAAGAACCCCTGAACCTCGAAAACGCGGCCGATCACCCGCGTTATCGCTACTTTGCCGAAACCGGCGAAGAGCGCTACGCCTCGTTCCTCGGCGCACCGATCATTCACCACCGCCGCGTTGTCGGCGTGTTGGTCATCCAGCAAAAAGAGCGTCGCCAGTTCGACGAAGGTGAAGAAGCCTTCCTCGTGACCATGAGCGCGCAGCTTGCCGGGGTTATTGCCCACGCCGAAGCCACGGGCTCGATTCGTGGCCTGGGCCGCCAGGGCAAGGGCATCCAGGAAGCCAAGTTCGTCGGCGTGCCGGGTTCGCCAGGCGCTGCCGTCGGTACGGCCGTGGTCATGCTGCCACCGGCCGACCTCGATGTGGTGCCGGACAAGACCGTCAACGACATCGACGCTGAAATCAAACTGTTCAAGACCGCCCTGGAAGGCGTGCGCGCCGACATGCGCAACCTGTCGACCAAGCTGGCCACGCAACTGCGCCCCGAAGAGCGCGCGCTGTTCGACGTGTACCAGATGATGCTCGACGACGCCTCGCTGGGTAACGAAGTCAAAACCGTGATCAAGACCGGCCAGTGGGCCCAGGGCGCGTTGCGCCAGGTGGTCACCGATCACGTCAACCGTTTTGAATTGATGGACGACGCCTACCTGCGTGAGCGGGCTTCGGATGTGCGTGACCTCGGTCGCCGTCTGCTGGCCTACCTGCAGGAAGACCGCACCACCAACCTGGTCTACCCCGACAACACCATCCTGATCAGTGAAGAGCTGACCGCCACCATGCTCGGCGAAGTGCCGGAAGGCAAACTGGTGGGTTTGGTCTCGGTACTGGGTTCGGGTAACTCCCACGTCGCGATCCTGGCCCGTGCCATGGGCATTCCGACGGTGATGGGCCTGGTGGACCTGCCGTATTCCAAGGTCGACGGCATCGACATGATCGTCGATGGGCATCGCGGCGAAGTCTTTACCAACCCCAGCGAAGTACTGCGCAAGCAATACGCCGAGGTGGTGGAAGAAGAGAAACAGCTGGCGCTGGGCCTCGATTCGCTGCGCGAGCTGCCGTGCGTGACCCTCGACGGCCACCGCGTGCCGCTGCTGGTCAACACCGGCCTGCTCGCCGATGTGGCCCGCGCGCAACAGCGCGGCGCTGAAGGCGTGGGCCTGTACCGCACCGAAGTGCCGTTCATGATCAACCAGCGTTTCCCGAGTGAGAAGGAGCAACTGGCGATTTATCGCGAGCAACTGTCCGCCTTCCACCCGTTGCCGGTGACGATGCGCAGCCTGGACATCGGCGGCGATAAGTCACTGTCCTACTTCCCAATCAAGGAAGACAACCCCTTCCTTGGCTGGCGCGGCATTCGCGTGACCCTCGACCACCCTGAAATCTTCCTCGTGCAGACCCGCGCCATGCTCAAGGCCAGCGAAGGCCTGAACAACCTGCGCATCCTGCTGCCGATGATCTCCGGCACCCATGAGCTGGAAGAAGCCCTGCACTTGATCCACCGCGCCTGGGGCGAAGTCCGCGACGAAGGCGCCGATGTGCCAATGCCGCCGATTGGGGTGATGATCGAAATCCCGGCGGCGGTGTACCAGGCTAAAGAGCTGGCGCGGCAGGTGGACTTCCTTTCGGTCGGCTCCAACGACTTGACCCAGTACCTGCTGGCCGTGGACCGCAACAACCCACGCGTAGCCGATCTTTACGACTACCTGCACCCGGCCGTCCTGCAAGCCCTGCAACACGTGGTGCGCGACGCCCATGCCGAAGGCAAGCCGGTAAGTATCTGCGGTGAAATGGCCGGCGACCCGGCGGCGGCAGTGCTGTTGATGGCGATGGGCTTTGACAGCCTGTCGATGAACGCCACCAACTTGCCGAAGGTGAAGTGGATGCTGCGCCAGGTTGAGCTGAGCATGGCCAAGGATTTGCTGGCGGAGTTGATGACCATCGACAACCCGCAAGTTATCCACAGCTCGCTGCAGTTGGCGCTGAAGAACCTGGGGCTGACGCGGATGATCAACCCGGCTTCGGCGAAGACCCTCTAA
- a CDS encoding RNA pyrophosphohydrolase produces the protein MIDPDGFRPNVGIILTNDAGQVLWARRINQDAWQFPQGGINPDETPEDALYRELNEEVGLEREDVQILACTRGWLRYRLPQRLVRTHSQPLCIGQKQKWFLLRLISNEQRVRMDLTGKPEFDGWRWVSYWYPLGQVVTFKREVYRRALKELAPRLLARD, from the coding sequence GTGATCGACCCCGATGGTTTCCGTCCTAATGTCGGGATTATTCTTACGAATGATGCCGGACAGGTGCTATGGGCTCGCCGAATCAACCAAGATGCCTGGCAGTTTCCTCAAGGTGGAATCAACCCCGACGAAACCCCTGAAGACGCCTTGTACCGTGAGTTGAACGAAGAAGTCGGCCTTGAGCGTGAAGATGTGCAAATTCTGGCCTGTACCCGCGGCTGGTTGCGCTATCGTTTGCCGCAACGCCTGGTGCGTACCCACAGCCAACCGCTGTGCATCGGCCAGAAGCAGAAATGGTTTCTCCTGCGCCTGATCTCCAACGAGCAGCGGGTGCGGATGGATTTGACCGGTAAACCGGAGTTCGATGGCTGGCGCTGGGTCAGTTATTGGTATCCGTTGGGCCAGGTGGTGACATTCAAGCGCGAGGTTTATCGTCGCGCTCTCAAAGAGCTTGCCCCGCGCCTTTTAGCGCGCGACTGA